One Canis lupus dingo isolate Sandy chromosome 3, ASM325472v2, whole genome shotgun sequence DNA window includes the following coding sequences:
- the ZCCHC9 gene encoding zinc finger CCHC domain-containing protein 9 isoform X1, with protein MTRWARVTTTRTKRPLAATSWEDMKKGSCEGESQNLPKSKQLEANRLSVKNDAPKAKHKKNKKKKEYLNEDVNGFMEYLRQNPQMIHNGEMIATDSQEVREEIAIALKKDSRREGRRLKRQAAKKNAMVCFHCRKPGHGIADCPAALENQDMGTGICYRCGSTEHEITKCKAKVDPALGEFPFAKCFVCGEMGHLSRSCPDNPKGLYADGGCCRLCGSVEHFKKDCPESQNSDRMVTVGRWAKGMSADYEEILDVPKPQKPKTKIPKVVNF; from the exons ATGACCAGGTGGGCACGAGTTACCACCACGCGTACCAAGAGACCTTTGGCTGCAACATCATGGGAAGACATGAAGAAGGGGTCCTGTGAGGGAGAAAGCCAAAACCTACCAAAGAGTAAACAACTTGAAGCCAATAGgctttctgtgaaaaatgatgctcccaaagcaaaacacaaaaagaacaaaaagaaaaaggagtattTAAATGAAGATGTAAATGGATTCATGGAATACCTAAGACAGAATCCACAGATGATTCACAATGGAGAGATGATAGCAACAGACAGTCAGGAGGTAAGGGAAGAAATTGCAATTGCCTTAAAGAAAGACAGTCGACGGGAAGGAAGAAGACTGAAAAGACAAGCAGCAAAGAAAAATGCAATG GTATGTTTCCATTGTAGAAAACCTGGCCATGGGATTGCAGATTGCCCAGCTGCCCTTGAGAATCAAGATATGGGCACTGGAATATGTTATCGCTGTGGGTCCACAGAGCACGAAATAACCAAATGCAAAGCCAAAGTAGACCCAGCTCTTG GTGAATTTCCTtttgcaaaatgttttgtttgtggGGAAATGGGACATCTGTCCAGATCTTGTCCTGATAATCCCAAAGGACTCTATGCTGATG GTGGTTGCTGTAGACTTTGTGGCTCCGTGGAACACTTTAAGAAAGATTGCCCTGAGAGTCAAAATTCAG ATCGAATGGTCACAGTTGGTCGCTGGGCAAAGGGAATGAGTGCGGACTATGAAGAAATTTTGGATGTGCCTAAACCACAGAAACCCAAAACAAAGATACCTAAAGTTGTTAATTTTTGA
- the ZCCHC9 gene encoding zinc finger CCHC domain-containing protein 9 isoform X2: protein MTRWARVTTTRTKRPLAATSWEDMKKGSCEGESQNLPKSKQLEANRLSVKNDAPKAKHKKNKKKKEYLNEDVNGFMEYLRQNPQMIHNGEMIATDSQEVREEIAIALKKDSRREGRRLKRQAAKKNAMVCFHCRKPGHGIADCPAALENQDMGTGICYRCGSTEHEITKCKAKVDPALGEFPFAKCFVCGEMGHLSRSCPDNPKGLYADGELWSSGSYYSFEKN from the exons ATGACCAGGTGGGCACGAGTTACCACCACGCGTACCAAGAGACCTTTGGCTGCAACATCATGGGAAGACATGAAGAAGGGGTCCTGTGAGGGAGAAAGCCAAAACCTACCAAAGAGTAAACAACTTGAAGCCAATAGgctttctgtgaaaaatgatgctcccaaagcaaaacacaaaaagaacaaaaagaaaaaggagtattTAAATGAAGATGTAAATGGATTCATGGAATACCTAAGACAGAATCCACAGATGATTCACAATGGAGAGATGATAGCAACAGACAGTCAGGAGGTAAGGGAAGAAATTGCAATTGCCTTAAAGAAAGACAGTCGACGGGAAGGAAGAAGACTGAAAAGACAAGCAGCAAAGAAAAATGCAATG GTATGTTTCCATTGTAGAAAACCTGGCCATGGGATTGCAGATTGCCCAGCTGCCCTTGAGAATCAAGATATGGGCACTGGAATATGTTATCGCTGTGGGTCCACAGAGCACGAAATAACCAAATGCAAAGCCAAAGTAGACCCAGCTCTTG GTGAATTTCCTtttgcaaaatgttttgtttgtggGGAAATGGGACATCTGTCCAGATCTTGTCCTGATAATCCCAAAGGACTCTATGCTGATG GTGAGCTGTGGAGCAGTGGCTCCTACTACTCATTTGAGAAGAACTAG
- the LOC112653859 gene encoding uncharacterized protein LOC112653859 — protein sequence MTAPGPATIRPRTAPGLAARSPPPAPLLGGSEPAPRPPPPAPLLGGSEVATPPPAPLLGGSEPAPRSPPRGVPSTQRLDLSRHLWNPPAHGPEEQLGRRAPWWLPPSDRHGGGRSRAAASSRRRGSPASRGRVGGAPAAGPGELSCPAPLPSAGRASPHCGRIWRSGPPRAWQSVSGPPRPPTAPPVPGESAGRRYRPGARVARRRAAAYRVRILQGSRARGPERPPTPRRPSGDSGPEARRPRARVTSGGPSRRRRRVSAAEWALPTSSRRRAAGCGCGKHREDFPEKDRTGTLSCS from the exons ATGACGGCGCCTGGCCCCGCAACAATCAGGCCGCGGACAGCGCCCGGCCTGGCGGCTCggagcccgccccccgcccccctcctcggCGGCTCggagcccgccccccgccccccgccccccgcacccctcctCGGCGGCTCCGAGGTcgccaccccgccccccgcccccctcctcggCGGCTCCGagcccgccccccgctcccctcctCGGGGCGTCCCGAGTACCCAGCGGCTGGACCTCAGCCGTCACCTCTGGAACCCGCCGGCACACGGGCCCGAGGAGCAGCTGGGACGCCGCGCACCCTGGTGGCTGCCGCCCAGCGACCGTCACGGCGGGGGTCGGAGCCGCGCAGCGGCTTCGTCACGGCGAAGGGGGAGCCCTGCGTCGCGAGGCCGGGTCGGCGGAGCCcccgcggcggggcccggggagctGAGCTGCCCCGCGCCGCTGCCCTCGGCCGGCCGCGCCTCCCCGCACTGCGGCCGCATCTGGCGTTCGGGGCCGCCGCGGGCCTGGCAGTCGGTCTCTGGGCCCCCCCGCCCTCCGACCGCCCCGCCAGTTCCCGGGGAGAGCGCGGGACGGCGCTACCGGCCCGGGGCCCGAGTCGCTCGGCGGCGCGCAGCTGCTTACCGCGTACGAATCCTCCAGGGCAGCCGAGCTAGAGGGCCAGAGCGCCCCCCCACGCCCCGGCGGCCGAGCGGGGACTCGGGGCCGGAAGCACGCCGTCCCCGAGCGCGCGTCACTTCCGGCGGGCCAAGCCGGCGTCGGAGGCGGGTAAGCGCGGCTGAGTGGGCGCTCCCCACGAGCTCGCGGAGACGCGCTGCCGGATGCGGGTGTGGGAAGCACCGGGAAGACTTCCCGGAGAAG GACAGAACAGGAACACTTAGCTGTTCCTAG